Proteins encoded by one window of Nocardia goodfellowii:
- a CDS encoding SGNH/GDSL hydrolase family protein — translation MKKTSLALFVCVAVGFGTVSAVAPTAEAVPAFSEYVALGDSWAADVTLNPSTLTAEFTPVSCLQSRSNYARQVAAALAVPEFRDASCGGAVTDDMTRPQVSRPATGNPPQFDQLSPSTDLVTVLIGGNDAGLAAAVLGCITADPAATPCLTSFTAGGVDRMSAAIALAEPKVGAVLRGIRERSPKARILLLNYFEIVGVEGGCFPEIPISDGDAVWLGHRLIELNAMLARVARINGVEHVDTYAGSHGHDACQPPGVRWGEGLVPLTSDPAGPAVPFHPNQLGSDHQARSVLTVLGR, via the coding sequence ATGAAGAAGACATCTTTGGCGTTGTTCGTCTGTGTCGCTGTGGGTTTCGGAACGGTGTCGGCGGTGGCGCCGACGGCGGAGGCGGTTCCGGCGTTCAGTGAGTATGTGGCGCTGGGTGATTCGTGGGCGGCGGATGTGACGTTGAATCCGTCGACGCTGACCGCGGAGTTCACGCCGGTGTCGTGCTTGCAGAGCCGTAGCAACTATGCGCGGCAGGTGGCGGCGGCGTTGGCGGTGCCGGAGTTCCGGGACGCGTCGTGTGGTGGTGCGGTCACCGACGATATGACCAGGCCGCAGGTATCGAGGCCGGCGACGGGTAATCCCCCGCAGTTCGATCAGCTCAGTCCGTCCACCGATTTGGTGACGGTGCTGATCGGCGGTAACGACGCGGGGTTGGCGGCGGCGGTGCTGGGCTGCATCACTGCGGATCCGGCGGCGACGCCGTGCCTGACGTCGTTCACGGCGGGTGGTGTGGATCGGATGTCGGCGGCTATCGCGCTGGCCGAGCCGAAGGTGGGCGCGGTGTTGCGCGGTATTCGGGAGCGGTCGCCGAAGGCGCGGATTCTGCTGCTGAACTATTTCGAGATCGTGGGCGTCGAGGGCGGGTGTTTTCCGGAGATCCCGATCTCGGATGGGGATGCGGTCTGGTTGGGGCATCGGCTGATCGAGTTGAACGCGATGTTGGCGCGGGTGGCGCGGATCAACGGTGTGGAGCATGTCGATACCTATGCGGGCAGTCACGGTCATGATGCGTGTCAGCCGCCGGGTGTGCGCTGGGGTGAGGGTTTGGTGCCGCTTACCAGTGACCCGGCAGGTCCGGCGGTACCGTTCCATCCGAATCAGCTGGGTTCGGATCATCAGGCGCGCAGTGTGCTGACAGTGCTGGGTCGGTAG